In the genome of Kwoniella dendrophila CBS 6074 chromosome 5, complete sequence, the window CTGTTGAAAGCTGAACTCACCTAGCGATAGTCAACAAATCATTCTTATATACACAAGGTGCCATACCAGGTTCAGGATGAGCATTTTCAGCATAATTACAATTTCGACATTGATATAATAATATTTTGGCGTTGTTATCGGACTACAAGAAACAAAATGATCATAAATGTAAGCTGATTATTAGAAAGCACATCAAAGCATAGCTTACTTTAGGGTACAAGAGATTGTTGCTGTAGTAACAGACATGTCAATTAGCCAAAGTACCAGCTGCGGAATCACCATGATTTAGAGATGAAACTCACCATTCACCACAGAACCGTAATGAAGGCATATTGGCGGGGGATTACAGGTGAACTTCTTAAGAAGATATGTTTATCCAGGAAGTGTGGAAAGTTGTATAGTGCTGAATCGATGTGATAATGACCTTCagatgatttcttctttttgatgaagaggtGAATGGACTGGTTACAGGAGACAAGTGAAAGATTAGCCAAGCTGAAAGTCAAGTCAAAGTAATATAATGTGTAATGTTGAATCCGCTCGTCCGAATGGAGGTTAAGGATTCAGCGTGTCGTAAAGTAGCATACACTTTAGGCACAACAAAACCAAACCACCGCAAAGCTTGAGGGCGCCTATAGCCTATACTGCAACTGTGCTTTCCCTTTTTCCGCCAGCCTAGAATCGTTACCATCAGGTACTAAGTTAGCATTATGTAAGCATAAGGTGACTGTTTACCTGCCCTATCAGCCCTGATAGACGGTTAAACGTGGTCTCGAGCCCATGGATATCGTTTTTGggtgtttttttttttgtaaGAATAGAGAGTTACCCTATGCGAATTCAGGCTTATGCCTGAATGCTGTTTTGTCTCACTCGTCACTCACCCACTTCATCAGTTGGCATTTATTTTAGATTGTACCTCGTTTGCATTATTCTCAATAAACAGAAGAAATCTCACAATCATCTTTCGTATATTCATCCTGTTTATATCTCTTCCGCCCTTCACCTCCTCTCTCGAAAAACAGGTCACGTCCATGATACACGTCTCAACGGTCATTTCGTAATTGCTCAATCTTTTCCGAGCCGGACTAGGGAATATCACCGCATTATTTTGACTTGCGCACGAACCTACAAATTCGCGTTTCAAGGCGACACCtacagaaaaagaacaagttaTTCCACTAAAAGAAAGAGCGATCTTTCCATCTATCAATCAGCTCACATCTTGTTCTCAACTTGACCTACAACCGAAAATACAACTCgtaaatcattatatcagAAGACATATAGATAGAACATAAAATCCCAAGCATATTGACCAATACTCGCCATCGACgatctttcctctttcacctcttttaTAGGTTATTGGCCTTTATTGGCCAATCTCCAAATTAACAAATTAGTCTTACAAAATGGCATTaaatttaccatttccatCACCAATGaatatacctatacctagaagatttgttattttgatattatcaGGTTGTATATTAGTTTTATTTTTACATACATTTGcaccatcaacattaccaCCAGCATTAACACCAAATTTACCACATCATGAACCTGATGCATCATATTTTTCTCCATCAAAATGGTTACCACCAATATTAAATCCTAATACACCATCAAGACCAatagaatttgatgaagatggtcaaTGTTTATTTTTATCTCCTTATGATGCGCTAAGTCAGCAAGAAAAATTAAGAGCAGAAATGTTAATTTTAGATAATGTTAGTCCAGGTATAATTAAATCAcattcattaccttcagaaGGTAATGATTATGATCCagatttcgatgatgaattttccgctttatcaaatcaaactaaaTCACAACCTCAAGGTTTAACACATCctattttaggtttattgaaagaaggtgaacaaaAATGGAATTCAATGTTAGCTAGACAATCACAAACACTGGAACAAGCTGTAAAAGTTTATAAAGATAAATGGAATAGAAATCCACCaaaaggttttgatgaatggTGAGTTGGCTATACACCCCATCTTTTATCGTGTTCCATCAACGTTGCAATTTCTGTTGATAGGTGATCGACTAATACTTTGTTCGCTTCATTCAGGTGGCATTTCGCTGAAAACAATAATGttcttttacctgatgaatatgatgcGTAAGTCATGCAAAGGTTGGCTTACTTTCATTTGACTTTCAGCTTATACTCGTTCGTGCAGTATCATGgaatcattattaccattctACGGTTTACCTATCAAAACTCtacaagaaagattagaagaaacagaaaaaatACAGGAAACTTTTACTCTAATTATACACGAtggaaaagttgaattacaaTGGAATGATGACTATTCTAGAGATACTTGGTGGGCAAGTAGACCTAGAGCAGACTCGCAGATTAATTTGTTAGAACCTTTCATCAAGCATATTGGTGCTTTCAGGTGAGTCCACTTCAGCTAGGATCCGCTCGAACCGACGACTGACGAGATaagctgattgatcattCGACACATTCATTTTTATAGAGCTACTTTCACGATTCATGACCAACCTACCATGTTACTGGACCATGCAAGACACGAAGAATTAGTAAATGCTGCTAAGAAAGGTACAGTGTCGAATCACGCCAACGAACATGATAGATTCGAGCAAGATTGGAGTAAAGCTTGTGCTAAAGATAGTCCGTTGAATAAGGGTGAAAAGGAGCTGCGTGAGTACTTGATCGGCAAAGGAGTAAAGGGAAAATTCGAGATCTCGAAATAACCTTATCAAGGTCAGCTCTCCAGATGACGACCACTGACCTCATGTCTTCTATATACATAGCTGCCGCCGAtactttcatcaattctcACTCAGCAGCCATGGACATCTGTCAACACCCCTCGTATATGGAAAACCATGGAATGTTATTAGAAGAACATAATGCCGAGACCCATCCTAAACCACACACCAAATTATATCCAATTTTAGTACCTTCTAAAACTATGTTGAATGGTGATATACCTGTCACACCAATTGGAAAAGATGGTAGAAGAGATGACGTTGGACCTGATCCAGAATGGAATAGAAAATCTGGTAAATTGTATTGGGTAAGTACGAGATTTAGCTGTCTGTTCTTTACATAGTTGTCAACCAGCTGACGTCTCATACTTACCGGTTGAAATATACAGAGAGGTTTAGCTACAGGATTAAACCACGATAAGAAAAAAGGAGCTAAATGGAGACAATCACATCGAGAAAGATTACATTTCTTAGCAAATGATAGAACAGATTCATATCAAGAAGTTTTATCACCTGTTGGAATGACTGGTGAAGCAGAATTAACAAGATTACCtttgaaagaattaggtgaataCTATATGGATGTTAAACTATCTGGTGGTCATTGGCAATGTGATTGGGATGACGGTACATGtgatgaaatggaaaaagaaattgaatttgctgGAAAAGATAATGCCGAGAGGTCAAACGATTTCAAATATGTTTTCGATGTGAGTTAATCATTTGTACTGCGCATTTGGTTGACTAATAGTTCTTGATTGATGTAGACCGATGGAAATGCTTGGTCATCACGATTCCCTCGTTTGATGGCTGCTAACAAGTAAGGTAGTCCTTCGTTATCCCAAGCAAGACGACAAAATTAGCTGACAGCGTTATCTCCTACAGTGTCGTCGTCAAAGCTACTGTGTTCCCAGAATGGAGTGAGTATAGCTAGTTTCGGATTGTGCGACACCTAACGGTAGCTGACTTCGTCTCAGATACCAAATCATTACCAGAATGGTACGCTTATGTCCCATCCAAAATGGACTACTCGGATTTGTTTTCTATCATGTCATTGTAAGTAGCTCACccaatttttcttttggatTGGCAGATAGTTGACcatatgatgatgtagctTCCGAGGtacaccttcaggtaaaggagcACATGATGAAGTAGCTAGAAGAATCGCATTAAATGGTCAATGTTGGGTAGAACGAAGTGAGTATAGTATCCACATAAAATGATCATGCAAATTATACTGTAAAAAGCGCTACGCCGCGCTTAGAGGATAATGCTGATATGGTTGTTGTATCCTAATTCAGCATggagaagagaagatttaCAGATCTACATGTTCAGATTGTATCTTGAGTATGCAAGATTAGTCAGTCCAGATAGAGACAACGGAAAGATGGTGAGTAGTTTTTTTTTGGAATGACCACATAGACAAGTGTCGCAACTGTTAAGTCCTTCATCGCGGTCCGTTCGCTAATATTTGATCAATGTGTGCAAAAATAGGATTTCGTACTCTCGGCAAGTCATCATAGTTCATCACCTGCGAATCATAAAGCTGGGGATGTACCTGTAGCTGCAGATGTTGTACCACCGATGGTAGACGAATAGATGAAAATCATATGAAATAAGAAATAAGGTAGATAGGAAGGAAGGCTTGTAAATAGCTCTTAGTGGGATGGTATTAAGGACTTTTGAGTTCCAAAATTGTGTTAGAGTAGAATTTTCGCCATACATATAAAATATCCTTTTGTCTCTTTCCATCGCTGTAACAACACCATAAACCCACCCTTATAGATAAATGGATCACCAATTTGGGGTTTTTTCCCGTTTCTTTTTGAAAGAGTGGAATAGCATTgccttttctctttttttctttatgattttatctttgttTCAAGTAAACTAGCAATGACTCGTAAATTTTTGCATGAATTCATTCAGATACCCCTTGTCATTTGAGCAAGCATTATATCTAACTTAGTAAATTGCACGTAACTTACAGCACAGGTATAGTAATTTGACCTTGTGCCAACGTTTCGCTTAAGTTAATTAAGATAA includes:
- a CDS encoding beta-1,2-xylosyltransferase 1, which produces MALNLPFPSPMNIPIPRRFVILILSGCILVLFLHTFAPSTLPPALTPNLPHHEPDASYFSPSKWLPPILNPNTPSRPIEFDEDGQCLFLSPYDALSQQEKLRAEMLILDNVSPGIIKSHSLPSEGNDYDPDFDDEFSALSNQTKSQPQGLTHPILGLLKEGEQKWNSMLARQSQTLEQAVKVYKDKWNRNPPKGFDEWWHFAENNNVLLPDEYDAIMESLLPFYGLPIKTLQERLEETEKIQETFTLIIHDGKVELQWNDDYSRDTWWASRPRADSQINLLEPFIKHIGAFRATFTIHDQPTMLLDHARHEELVNAAKKGTVSNHANEHDRFEQDWSKACAKDSPLNKGEKELPAADTFINSHSAAMDICQHPSYMENHGMLLEEHNAETHPKPHTKLYPILVPSKTMLNGDIPVTPIGKDGRRDDVGPDPEWNRKSGKLYWRGLATGLNHDKKKGAKWRQSHRERLHFLANDRTDSYQEVLSPVGMTGEAELTRLPLKELGEYYMDVKLSGGHWQCDWDDGTCDEMEKEIEFAGKDNAERSNDFKYVFDTDGNAWSSRFPRLMAANNVVVKATVFPEWNTKSLPEWYAYVPSKMDYSDLFSIMSFFRGTPSGKGAHDEVARRIALNGQCWVERTWRREDLQIYMFRLYLEYARLVSPDRDNGKMDFVLSASHHSSSPANHKAGDVPVAADVVPPMVDE